The proteins below come from a single Ailuropoda melanoleuca isolate Jingjing chromosome 1, ASM200744v2, whole genome shotgun sequence genomic window:
- the CLDND1 gene encoding claudin domain-containing protein 1 translates to MDNRFATAFVIACVLSLISTIYMAASIGTDFWYEYRSPVQENSSDLNKSIWTDFVSDEADEKTYNDALFRFNGTMGLWRRCITIPQNTYWYSPPERTESFDVVTKCMSFTLNDQFMEKFVDPGNHNSGIDLLRTYLWRCQFLLPFVSLGLMCFGAVIGLCACICRSLYPTIATGILHLLAGLCTLGSVSCYVAGIELLHQKLELPENVSGEFGWSFCLACVSAPLQFMASALFIWAAHTNRKEYTLMKAYRVA, encoded by the exons ATGGATAACCGTTTTGCTACAGCATTTGTAATTGCTTGTGTGCTTAGCCTCATTTCCACCATCTACATGGCAGCCTCAATTGGCACAGACTTCTGGTATGAATATCGAAGTCCAGTTCAAGAAAATTCCAGTGATTTGAACAAAAGCATCTGGACCGACTTCGTTAGTGATGAGGCAGATGAAAAGACTTATAATGATGCACTTTTCCGATTTAATGGCACAATGGGATTGTGGAGACGGTGTATCACTATACCTCAAAATACATACTGGTATAGCCCACCAGAAAGGACAg AGTCGTTTGATGTGGTCACAAAATGCATGAGTTTCACGCTAAATGATCAGTTCATGGAGAAATTTGTTGATCCCGGAAACCACAATAGTGGGATTGATCTACTTCGGACCT aTCTTTGGCGTTGCCAGTTCCTTTTACCTTTTGTTAGTCTAGGTTTGATGTGCTTTGGGGCTGTGATTGGACTTTGTGCTTGCATTTGCCGGAGTTTGTATCCCACCATTGCCACAGGCATTCTCCATCTCCTTGCAG gtcTGTGTACGCTGGGCTCAGTGAGTTGTTACGTTGCTGGAATTGAGCTACTCCACCAGAAGCTAGAGCTGCCTGAGAATGTGTCTGGTGAATTTGGATGGTCCTTCTGCCTGGCTTGCGTCTCAGCTCCCTTACAGTTCATGGCTTCTGCTCTCTTCATCTGGGCTGCTCATACCAACCGGAAAGAGTACACCTTAATGAAGGCATATCGTGTGGCATGA